The proteins below are encoded in one region of Thermococcus sp. 21S7:
- a CDS encoding S8 family serine peptidase: MKGWRTVVLAIFLIGLVAGMAAAAPTKPVVRNIDTQEKNYGLMTPRLFKKVQRMDWDQEISTVIMFDSPQNRDGAITVLETMGAKIKYSYKIIPAIAVKMKVRDLLLIAGMIDTGFFGNTKVSGIKFIQEDYKVRVSDATSVSQIGADTVWNSLGYDGSGIVVAVIDTGIDASHPDLKGKVVAWYDVVNGKTTPYDDNGHGTHVAGIVAGTGAVNSRYIGVAPGAKLVGVKVLAADGSGTISDIIAGVDWVVQNKDKYGIKVINLSLGSSQSSDGTDSLSQAVNNAWASGLVVCVAAGNSGPKTYTVGSPAAADKVITVGAVDSTDTIASFSSRGPTADGRLKPEVVAPGVDIIAPRASGTSMGTPIDNYYTKASGTSMATPHVAGAAALILQAHPTWSPDKIKTAFIETADIVKPDEIADIAYGAGRINVYKAINYDNYAKLVFTGSVANKGSSTHAFDISGATFVTATLYWDTSSSDLDLYLYDPNGNQVDYSYTAYYGFEKVGYYNPTAGTWTIKVVSYSGAANYQVDVVSDGSLSQSGGTTPSPGPTPTTDSQTFTGSVHDFWDTSDSFTMTVNSGATKITGDLTFDTSAHDLDLYLYDPNGNLVDRSETSNSYEHVEYLNPAPGTWKFLVYAYSTSGWASYQLDVVVYYG, from the coding sequence ATGAAGGGCTGGAGAACTGTTGTGCTGGCCATCTTCCTGATAGGCCTTGTCGCCGGAATGGCAGCTGCAGCGCCGACAAAACCCGTTGTTAGGAATATCGATACCCAGGAGAAGAACTACGGTCTGATGACCCCGAGACTGTTTAAAAAGGTCCAGAGAATGGACTGGGATCAGGAAATCAGCACGGTTATAATGTTCGACAGTCCGCAGAATCGGGACGGGGCCATAACTGTGCTGGAAACAATGGGGGCGAAGATTAAATACTCCTATAAGATAATCCCCGCCATCGCGGTCAAGATGAAGGTCAGGGACCTCCTGCTCATCGCCGGCATGATCGACACCGGGTTCTTCGGCAACACTAAGGTCTCTGGAATAAAGTTCATCCAGGAGGATTACAAGGTCCGGGTTTCGGACGCCACCTCAGTTTCCCAGATAGGGGCGGACACCGTCTGGAACTCCCTCGGCTACGATGGTAGCGGTATCGTTGTTGCGGTTATCGATACGGGTATAGACGCAAGCCACCCCGACCTCAAAGGTAAGGTCGTGGCATGGTACGACGTCGTCAACGGCAAGACCACCCCCTACGATGACAACGGCCACGGAACCCACGTTGCCGGTATCGTTGCCGGAACCGGCGCGGTCAACTCACGGTACATCGGCGTCGCCCCCGGAGCGAAGCTCGTCGGCGTTAAGGTTCTCGCCGCTGACGGCTCGGGAACCATCTCGGATATAATCGCTGGCGTTGACTGGGTCGTTCAGAACAAGGACAAGTACGGAATCAAGGTCATCAACCTCTCCCTCGGCTCAAGCCAGAGCTCGGACGGCACCGACTCCCTGAGCCAGGCAGTTAACAACGCCTGGGCTTCTGGACTTGTCGTCTGCGTTGCCGCAGGAAACAGCGGCCCCAAAACCTACACCGTCGGCTCTCCGGCCGCCGCTGACAAGGTCATAACGGTCGGGGCCGTGGACAGCACCGACACTATAGCCAGCTTCTCCAGCAGGGGTCCGACCGCCGACGGAAGGCTCAAGCCGGAAGTCGTTGCCCCGGGTGTTGACATCATCGCCCCGAGGGCCAGCGGAACCAGCATGGGCACTCCGATAGACAACTACTACACCAAGGCCTCTGGAACCAGTATGGCCACTCCGCACGTTGCGGGCGCCGCTGCCCTCATACTCCAGGCCCACCCGACATGGAGCCCGGACAAGATAAAGACTGCCTTCATCGAGACCGCCGACATAGTCAAGCCCGATGAGATAGCGGACATCGCCTACGGTGCAGGTAGGATCAACGTCTACAAGGCCATAAACTACGACAACTACGCCAAGCTCGTCTTCACCGGCTCTGTTGCCAACAAGGGAAGCTCCACTCACGCCTTCGACATCAGCGGCGCGACCTTCGTCACCGCGACCCTCTACTGGGACACCAGCTCAAGCGACCTCGACCTCTACCTCTACGACCCCAACGGAAACCAGGTTGACTACTCCTACACCGCCTACTACGGCTTCGAAAAGGTCGGCTACTACAACCCGACCGCGGGAACCTGGACGATTAAGGTCGTCAGCTACAGCGGTGCGGCAAACTACCAGGTCGACGTCGTCAGCGACGGCTCTCTGAGCCAGTCCGGTGGAACCACTCCCTCCCCCGGTCCGACACCGACCACCGACAGCCAGACCTTCACCGGTTCCGTCCACGACTTCTGGGACACCAGCGACAGCTTCACCATGACCGTCAACAGCGGCGCCACCAAGATAACCGGAGACCTGACCTTCGACACCAGCGCCCACGACCTCGACCTGTACCTCTACGACCCCAATGGAAACCTCGTTGACCGCTCTGAAACCTCCAACAGCTACGAGCACGTTGAATACCTCAATCCGGCACCGGGAACCTGGAAGTTCCTCGTTTACGCCTACAGCACCTCAGGCTGGGCCAGCTACCAGCTCGACGTCGTTGTCTACTACGGCTGA
- a CDS encoding aldehyde ferredoxin oxidoreductase family protein: MFAYWGKILRVNLTDGTIKEEHFDEEFAKKWLGTRGFGIYYLLKEMDATADPLSPENKIIYATGPLTGTTAPTGGRYMVITKSPLTGYIAMANSGGFFGAELKFAGWDAVIVEGASDHPVYLYINDESVELRDASHLWGKTSGETEEALKEEIGDNRIRMALIGPAGENLVRFSAVMNDEHRAAARGGVGAVMGSKKLKAIVVRGHKRVEVADRAKFTSVVKEKTDKLRNDPVAGGGLPKYGTAVLVNIINQNGLYPTRNFQDSQFEYAEEQSGEAMTAKYLIRNKPCYACPIGCGRVNKLPTTGVTEGPEYESIWALGAHNGINDLATIIEANHWADEYGLDTISLGGTLATAMELYEKGILKQEDLGEEAPPFRWGNSEVLHYYIEKIAKREGFGDKLAEGGYRLAEMYGHTEYFMGVKKQELPAYDPRGAEGHGLGYATNNRGGCHIKQYMISPEILGYPYKMDPHDIGDEKVKMVILFQDLTALIDAAGLCVFTTFGLGADDYRDMLNAALGWDLSTEEYLKIGERIWNAERLFNLKAGLDPLKEDTLPKRLLEEPVRNGPNKGHVVRLHLMLPKYYEFRGWTGDGRITEEKMKDLGIDEL; this comes from the coding sequence ATGTTTGCGTATTGGGGAAAAATTTTGAGAGTGAACTTGACGGATGGGACCATTAAGGAGGAGCACTTTGACGAGGAGTTCGCGAAGAAGTGGCTGGGGACGAGGGGTTTCGGTATCTACTATCTCCTCAAGGAGATGGACGCCACTGCGGACCCTCTGAGCCCGGAGAATAAGATTATATACGCCACCGGCCCTCTGACCGGTACGACCGCGCCCACCGGCGGGAGGTACATGGTCATAACCAAGAGCCCGCTGACCGGCTACATCGCCATGGCCAACTCCGGTGGCTTCTTCGGTGCGGAGCTGAAGTTCGCGGGCTGGGACGCCGTCATAGTTGAGGGTGCCTCGGATCACCCGGTTTACCTCTACATCAACGATGAGAGCGTCGAGCTTAGAGACGCGAGCCATCTCTGGGGCAAAACCTCCGGCGAGACTGAGGAGGCTCTCAAGGAGGAGATTGGCGACAACCGCATCAGAATGGCACTTATAGGCCCTGCCGGTGAAAACCTCGTGAGGTTCTCGGCCGTTATGAACGATGAGCACCGCGCCGCCGCCAGGGGTGGCGTTGGGGCCGTCATGGGAAGCAAGAAGCTGAAAGCCATCGTCGTCCGCGGCCACAAGCGCGTTGAGGTCGCCGACAGGGCGAAGTTCACGAGCGTCGTCAAGGAGAAGACCGACAAGCTGAGGAACGACCCCGTTGCCGGTGGAGGTTTACCAAAGTACGGAACGGCCGTTCTCGTGAACATCATCAACCAAAACGGTCTGTATCCGACGAGAAACTTCCAGGACAGCCAGTTCGAGTACGCGGAGGAGCAGAGCGGTGAGGCCATGACCGCCAAGTACCTGATAAGGAACAAGCCCTGCTACGCCTGTCCGATCGGCTGTGGAAGGGTGAACAAGCTCCCGACAACGGGTGTTACAGAGGGACCTGAATACGAGAGCATCTGGGCGCTCGGTGCCCACAACGGAATAAACGACCTTGCGACTATAATCGAAGCCAACCACTGGGCCGATGAGTACGGTCTGGACACCATAAGCCTCGGTGGAACCCTCGCAACCGCGATGGAGCTCTACGAGAAGGGCATCCTCAAGCAGGAAGACCTTGGAGAGGAAGCTCCCCCGTTCAGGTGGGGCAACAGCGAGGTTCTCCACTACTACATCGAGAAGATCGCCAAGAGGGAAGGCTTCGGAGACAAGCTGGCCGAAGGCGGCTACCGTCTGGCCGAGATGTACGGCCACACCGAGTACTTCATGGGCGTCAAGAAGCAAGAATTGCCCGCCTACGACCCGCGCGGAGCAGAAGGCCACGGCCTCGGTTACGCCACCAACAACCGCGGCGGCTGCCACATCAAGCAGTACATGATAAGCCCCGAGATTCTCGGCTACCCGTACAAGATGGACCCGCACGACATCGGCGACGAGAAGGTCAAGATGGTCATCCTCTTCCAGGACCTCACGGCGCTCATCGACGCCGCCGGGCTGTGTGTCTTCACGACCTTTGGACTCGGCGCCGATGACTATCGCGATATGCTTAACGCGGCCCTCGGCTGGGACCTCTCGACCGAGGAGTACCTCAAGATAGGCGAGCGCATCTGGAACGCCGAGAGGCTGTTCAACCTGAAAGCAGGCCTCGACCCGCTCAAGGAGGACACCCTGCCGAAGAGACTGCTTGAGGAGCCCGTCAGGAACGGGCCGAACAAGGGTCACGTCGTCAGGCTCCACCTCATGCTCCCGAAGTACTACGAGTTCCGCGGCTGGACCGGGGACGGCAGGATAACCGAGGAGAAGATGAAGGATCTCGGAATTGATGAACTCTGA
- a CDS encoding tungsten cofactor oxidoreductase radical SAM maturase, with the protein MEKDAHRFELNGAFVLIPKKPDLKYLYIEITNRCNLRCEMCFKQYWEDPEGDMDWGLFLKILDDAEELPELEMVYFGGIGEPTVHPRFMDMAREVRRRGFALGISTNGFLLTDKRIEELVELGLDLIYFSVDSVPTQPVDIGHIKPDVTGSRIRKIQEVKKRLNSDVPHIGVEVVVTKENYTELVDIVHYVGSLGVDTVLISNLIPITKEHAELIVYDGSVDMKPIVDKLEAVYHGYIYKLAEFSLRTERHCEFVEKNVAVIRWDGEVAPCYRFLHTYPEIVFGREKRVLAYSFGNVKEKSLKDIWTSRDYSWFRFVVRNSLYPSCADCPLNESCSFVWDTESDCWSNRPSCADCLWARRIVLCPIPEKGMKGFW; encoded by the coding sequence TTGGAGAAGGACGCTCATAGGTTCGAGCTCAACGGTGCTTTCGTTCTGATTCCCAAAAAACCTGATTTGAAGTATCTCTACATCGAGATAACCAACCGCTGCAACCTCCGCTGTGAGATGTGCTTCAAGCAGTACTGGGAGGACCCCGAGGGGGATATGGACTGGGGGCTGTTCCTCAAAATTCTTGACGACGCCGAGGAGCTCCCCGAACTGGAGATGGTATACTTTGGGGGCATAGGCGAGCCAACGGTTCATCCGAGGTTCATGGACATGGCCAGGGAGGTCAGGAGGCGGGGATTTGCGCTGGGAATAAGCACCAACGGCTTTCTTCTCACGGACAAACGTATAGAAGAGCTCGTTGAGCTTGGCCTCGACCTGATATACTTCTCGGTGGACTCCGTGCCCACCCAGCCGGTGGACATAGGCCATATAAAGCCAGACGTGACGGGTTCCAGGATTAGGAAGATTCAGGAGGTCAAGAAAAGGCTCAACAGCGACGTCCCGCACATAGGGGTTGAGGTGGTGGTCACCAAGGAGAACTACACCGAGCTCGTGGACATAGTCCACTACGTGGGATCGCTGGGCGTTGATACGGTCCTCATCTCAAACCTGATTCCGATAACGAAGGAGCACGCGGAGCTGATAGTGTACGACGGAAGCGTTGACATGAAGCCGATAGTGGACAAGCTTGAAGCCGTTTATCACGGCTACATCTACAAGCTCGCGGAGTTCTCCCTGAGGACGGAGAGGCACTGCGAGTTCGTGGAGAAGAACGTGGCCGTCATACGGTGGGACGGCGAGGTCGCCCCCTGCTACCGCTTCCTCCACACGTACCCGGAGATAGTATTCGGAAGGGAGAAACGGGTGCTCGCGTACTCCTTTGGGAACGTTAAGGAGAAGAGCCTGAAGGATATATGGACCAGCAGGGACTATTCCTGGTTCCGCTTCGTTGTCAGGAATTCGCTGTATCCAAGCTGCGCGGACTGTCCGCTCAACGAGTCTTGTTCCTTCGTGTGGGACACTGAGTCCGACTGCTGGAGCAACAGGCCGAGCTGTGCCGACTGCCTCTGGGCGAGGCGCATAGTGCTCTGCCCGATACCCGAAAAAGGCATGAAAGGATTTTGGTGA
- the dph5 gene encoding diphthine synthase — protein sequence MAIYFIGLGLYDEKDITLKGLEVARKCDLVFAEFYTSLLAGTTLDRVEELIGKPIRRLSREEVELHFERIVLSEAREKDVAFLTAGDPMVATTHSDLRIRAKELGIESYVIHAPSIYSAIAVTGLQIYKFGKSATVAYPEKNWFPTSHYDVIKENMERNLHTMLFLDIKAEQNRYMTANEAMEILLQVEEMKRENVFTPDTLVVVLARAGSLNPTLRAGYVRDMLNEDFGRQPHVMVVPGRLHIVEAEYLVAFAGAPKEILDGI from the coding sequence ATGGCGATATACTTCATAGGGCTTGGTCTCTACGACGAGAAGGACATCACGCTCAAAGGGCTTGAAGTGGCTAGAAAGTGCGACCTGGTCTTCGCTGAGTTCTACACGTCTCTTCTGGCCGGAACAACGCTGGACAGGGTTGAGGAGCTCATCGGAAAGCCCATAAGAAGGCTCAGCAGGGAGGAGGTCGAACTTCACTTCGAGCGCATCGTGCTGAGCGAGGCCAGGGAGAAGGACGTGGCTTTTCTGACCGCCGGCGATCCGATGGTGGCAACGACGCACTCCGACCTCCGGATAAGGGCCAAGGAGCTCGGAATCGAGAGCTACGTCATCCACGCCCCGAGCATCTACTCAGCGATAGCGGTAACCGGACTGCAGATATACAAGTTCGGCAAGAGCGCAACCGTCGCCTATCCGGAGAAGAACTGGTTTCCCACGAGCCACTACGATGTGATAAAAGAGAACATGGAAAGAAACCTGCACACGATGCTCTTCCTCGACATAAAGGCCGAGCAGAACCGCTACATGACGGCCAACGAGGCGATGGAGATACTGCTCCAGGTAGAGGAGATGAAGAGGGAAAACGTCTTCACCCCCGATACTCTGGTGGTTGTCCTCGCGAGGGCCGGCTCACTGAACCCGACGCTCAGGGCGGGATACGTTCGGGACATGCTCAATGAGGACTTTGGACGGCAGCCCCACGTGATGGTCGTTCCGGGCAGGCTCCACATAGTCGAGGCCGAGTACCTGGTGGCCTTCGCAGGGGCTCCGAAAGAGATACTCGACGGAATCTAG